Proteins from a single region of Pseudomonadota bacterium:
- a CDS encoding very short patch repair endonuclease has protein sequence MARAPRYHGLTPSSARASEAARGSSRKAGTKPELLLRRALWRKGFRYRKNRADLPGAPDIVFRAARVIVFVDGDFWHGKNWKTLKAKLSQEHNAEYWIRKIERNAARDWEQSRELSAGGWLVLRVWESDVHSNVGEVVRRVKSALEKQAYLWAPPVLQGRDLAD, from the coding sequence ATGGCACGCGCGCCTCGCTACCACGGCCTTACTCCCAGCTCTGCGCGAGCATCCGAAGCGGCCCGCGGTTCAAGCCGGAAGGCGGGGACGAAACCAGAGCTTCTTCTGCGACGGGCTCTGTGGAGGAAGGGGTTCCGGTACCGTAAGAACAGAGCCGATCTTCCCGGTGCGCCTGACATCGTGTTCCGTGCAGCGCGGGTCATCGTGTTCGTGGACGGTGACTTCTGGCATGGCAAGAACTGGAAGACGCTCAAGGCCAAGCTGAGCCAAGAGCACAACGCCGAATACTGGATCAGGAAGATCGAGCGGAATGCCGCCCGCGATTGGGAACAGAGCCGCGAACTGAGCGCAGGAGGATGGCTTGTGCTGCGTGTTTGGGAGTCAGACGTGCATAGCAATGTAGGTGAGGTCGTTCGCCGCGTGAAATCGGCGCTTGAAAAGCAAGCGTATCTATGGGCTCCCCCCGTTTTGCAAGGTCGAGATCTTGCTGACTGA